A genomic window from Pirellulales bacterium includes:
- a CDS encoding lysoplasmalogenase: MTESKNLAATTSNSFDGGGHNADSAPRHLLLVLWIAWAVCLAFAMVWGNTAAGHSSLPATWGRMGASLALVAASLVGYRSWRTTSAGRFIGLIAVGMALGTLGDFFNADLLTKIVPLPDPVLGGMVSFGLGHIAYIGACFVAARVANLRDRWARNVSLIAWLLIATVGWYGIVYLAPNEKTKPLVFPALPYSLLLASTAGFATGLAWQNRLFSFMAVGAGLFFLSDMLLAIGLFRGSLPYSTELVWLSYSPGQMLIVFGALAVCPFLEVHQYAPDVAPPDIGNRI; this comes from the coding sequence ATGACTGAATCCAAGAATCTCGCGGCAACGACGAGCAACAGTTTCGACGGCGGGGGCCATAACGCTGACAGCGCGCCGCGACATTTGTTGCTCGTTTTGTGGATCGCGTGGGCCGTGTGCCTGGCATTTGCCATGGTTTGGGGGAATACCGCGGCGGGGCATAGCTCGTTGCCCGCTACCTGGGGACGAATGGGGGCGTCGCTGGCTTTGGTCGCTGCGTCGCTTGTGGGCTATCGCTCGTGGCGCACGACTTCCGCGGGAAGGTTTATTGGCTTGATCGCCGTGGGGATGGCACTGGGAACCCTGGGTGATTTTTTTAATGCCGATCTGCTCACCAAGATTGTGCCGCTGCCGGACCCGGTGTTGGGCGGGATGGTGTCCTTCGGCCTCGGGCACATCGCTTACATCGGGGCTTGTTTCGTGGCGGCGCGGGTGGCCAACTTACGCGACCGATGGGCTCGCAATGTCTCTCTGATTGCCTGGTTGCTGATCGCCACAGTTGGCTGGTACGGGATCGTCTACCTGGCGCCGAACGAAAAAACGAAACCGCTGGTATTTCCCGCACTACCGTACTCGCTTCTGCTGGCGTCTACCGCGGGTTTTGCGACGGGCCTGGCTTGGCAGAATCGCCTGTTCAGTTTCATGGCGGTTGGGGCCGGCCTATTCTTCCTCAGCGACATGTTACTGGCGATTGGCCTATTTCGCGGTTCGCTGCCCTATTCGACGGAGCTGGTCTGGCTGTCGTACTCGCCGGGGCAGATGCTGATCGTCTTTGGAGCGTTGGCGGTATGCCCCTTTTTAGAAGTTCACCAGTACGCCCCTGACGTCGCGCCCCCCGACATCGGGAACCGGATATGA
- a CDS encoding DUF1559 domain-containing protein — protein sequence MSRSLARKRAFTLVELLVVIAIIGGLVALLLPAVQAAREAGRRSACTNNLKQLGLALIQYADAYGGFPPSSTSQIDFGVWSPNPAGYHLHSWASLILPLLEQANLHDQVNYNVSALAPSNYVIAAQQIPIYRCPSFTGNDFSTADVYTKLSAQYATRNYAALGATTIGSLWQQPDGVIYPRVSTRYIDVTDGLSNTVILVETCEPDVAVWIDGGTAAVAAHPYDESNTPGYALPQVALNFQPYFAGNGQGIDAQFGPSSMHPRGAVHLIGDGSARFISDTIDPASYDAIVTRSGGEVIDVTRF from the coding sequence ATGAGCCGATCCCTAGCGCGAAAGCGTGCCTTCACATTGGTCGAGTTGTTGGTGGTCATCGCCATTATCGGCGGACTCGTGGCCCTTCTGCTGCCGGCTGTTCAGGCAGCGCGCGAAGCCGGACGCCGCTCGGCCTGCACCAACAATCTCAAGCAACTAGGGTTGGCCCTGATACAGTACGCCGACGCGTACGGCGGATTTCCGCCCAGTAGCACCAGCCAGATCGATTTCGGTGTCTGGAGTCCCAACCCGGCAGGTTACCACCTGCACAGTTGGGCGAGCCTGATATTGCCGCTTTTGGAACAAGCGAATCTGCACGACCAGGTGAATTACAACGTGTCGGCGCTGGCGCCCTCGAACTACGTAATCGCAGCGCAACAGATTCCCATCTACCGCTGCCCATCATTCACGGGGAACGACTTCAGCACAGCGGACGTTTACACGAAGCTATCGGCGCAATATGCCACGCGCAATTACGCGGCCCTCGGGGCGACCACGATCGGCAGCCTGTGGCAACAGCCCGATGGCGTGATCTATCCGCGTGTGAGCACGCGGTACATAGACGTGACGGACGGATTGTCGAACACGGTGATCCTGGTCGAGACCTGCGAACCGGATGTGGCCGTATGGATCGATGGTGGCACGGCGGCCGTCGCTGCGCACCCTTACGACGAATCCAACACGCCGGGCTATGCCTTGCCGCAGGTGGCCTTGAACTTTCAGCCCTACTTCGCCGGCAACGGACAAGGGATCGACGCCCAGTTCGGCCCGTCGAGCATGCATCCGCGCGGCGCCGTTCATTTGATCGGGGACGGATCCGCGCGTTTTATCTCTGACACGATCGACCCGGCGTCTTACGATGCGATTGTGACGCGGTCCGGCGGCGAAGTGATCGATGTCACGCGATTCTAG
- a CDS encoding TolC family protein gives MRKPSSSSAQRRRAAQHLRPKRALRARVAVALLLVIATGMACGCTSLRQWWRNGLKVGPNYARPPAPVAPAWIDSADPRVISEPAADCAWWTVFNDATLNGMIEQARAQNLDLRAAGTRILEARAQRGIAVGNLFPQQQTAAATYFHGQLTNNLGIALPTSISLYSTGFNASWELDFWGRYRRSIEGATAQVDAAFEGYGETLVLMLSEVASNYVRMRTFEQRLSFARRNVEIQRGSTQLAEQRFKNGAATELDVRQARTSLAQTESLIPPLIAGRRQAANQLCILLGMPVTDLASSLSPAPIPRAPSEVAIGIPADLLRRRPDVRRAEREVAAQSAQIGVAEADLYPRLQLNGFLGYAANSFPALFRTDSFTAFILPSLQWNVLNYGRIANNIATQDIRLQREALEYQQAALTAGREVEDALIGFLQSQQQAMSLGQSVFEANRAVELVLLQYEGGVTDFNRVFNAQSTLVVQQDSLAQTQGDIGLRLIDVYRSLGGGWRYFIGGQMPMPTAPPEAEVVPQGPANAAPINGADGNPVEPVERVPAPAGPVINGPVLDNDKKRP, from the coding sequence ATGCGTAAACCGTCTTCGTCATCCGCACAGCGCCGGCGCGCCGCGCAACACTTGCGCCCGAAGCGCGCGCTCCGTGCGCGAGTCGCCGTTGCCCTGTTGTTGGTCATCGCGACGGGCATGGCCTGCGGCTGCACTTCGCTGCGTCAATGGTGGCGCAATGGGTTGAAGGTCGGTCCGAATTATGCCCGACCTCCCGCGCCGGTGGCGCCAGCCTGGATCGATAGCGCGGATCCACGCGTAATTAGCGAGCCCGCGGCTGACTGCGCGTGGTGGACCGTGTTCAATGATGCCACGCTGAACGGCATGATCGAGCAAGCCCGAGCGCAGAATCTCGACTTGCGCGCGGCGGGCACGCGCATCCTGGAAGCGCGGGCGCAGCGTGGCATCGCGGTGGGGAATCTGTTTCCGCAACAGCAAACCGCGGCCGCCACTTACTTCCACGGGCAATTGACTAACAATCTGGGCATTGCGCTTCCCACCTCGATCAGTTTGTATTCCACGGGCTTCAACGCCTCGTGGGAACTGGATTTCTGGGGTCGATATCGACGTTCGATCGAAGGGGCCACGGCGCAGGTCGATGCTGCCTTCGAGGGTTACGGCGAGACATTGGTCCTAATGCTCTCGGAAGTGGCGTCGAACTACGTGCGGATGCGCACCTTTGAGCAGCGATTATCGTTTGCCCGCCGCAATGTCGAGATTCAGCGAGGCTCGACTCAACTGGCTGAGCAGAGATTCAAAAACGGTGCCGCTACCGAGCTCGACGTCCGCCAGGCGCGTACCAGCCTGGCCCAGACCGAATCGCTTATTCCGCCGCTGATCGCCGGCCGGCGTCAGGCCGCCAATCAGTTGTGCATCTTGTTAGGAATGCCGGTTACGGATCTGGCCTCGTCGCTGTCACCGGCGCCCATCCCGCGGGCGCCGAGCGAGGTCGCGATCGGCATTCCGGCTGATTTGTTGCGTCGCCGTCCAGACGTGCGCCGTGCCGAACGCGAGGTCGCGGCGCAAAGCGCGCAAATCGGCGTGGCCGAGGCGGATCTCTATCCGCGCCTGCAGTTAAACGGGTTTCTGGGCTACGCGGCCAACAGCTTTCCGGCGCTGTTCCGCACGGACAGCTTTACGGCATTCATTCTGCCCAGCCTGCAATGGAATGTGCTCAACTATGGCCGCATCGCCAACAACATCGCCACGCAAGATATTCGCTTGCAACGCGAGGCGCTTGAGTATCAGCAAGCTGCCCTGACCGCGGGGCGCGAGGTCGAGGACGCCCTGATAGGCTTTCTGCAGTCGCAGCAGCAGGCCATGAGCCTAGGGCAAAGCGTGTTCGAAGCGAATCGGGCCGTCGAGCTGGTACTGCTGCAATACGAAGGGGGCGTCACCGATTTCAATCGCGTTTTTAACGCGCAATCGACACTTGTCGTTCAGCAGGACTCGCTGGCCCAAACGCAAGGCGACATCGGCCTACGGTTAATCGACGTGTATCGGTCGCTCGGCGGCGGATGGCGCTACTTTATCGGTGGCCAGATGCCGATGCCCACGGCACCTCCCGAGGCCGAGGTCGTGCCGCAAGGTCCGGCGAATGCGGCGCCGATCAATGGTGCCGACGGTAATCCGGTCGAGCCTGTAGAGAGAGTGCCCGCGCCAGCCGGGCCGGTCATCAATGGACCGGTGCTGGACAACGACAAGAAGCGACCGTAG